DNA from Rhipicephalus microplus isolate Deutch F79 chromosome 5, USDA_Rmic, whole genome shotgun sequence:
ACAAATACCaatattttcattgttcattCATTGGCAACGCCAGCCATGCAGTACACACCTGTTTTTGCTTATATAGCAACTCAAACAAAAAATCTCGGTACTTACTCGACATGCCGAACATGCTTCGATCTGCCCAAGCCCGGTCCTTCTTTGTCCGATCTTTAAAAGAAGGGTGCCGCTTGTCATACAGATATGGGTACATTTTAATCGCGTCGATGAGGAGCTCGGCCGAGTACCCAAAGCTGGCCGTGGTGGCATTCGTCTGATGCGAGGAAGAATCCATGGAGGAACGTACGTGTCGTTCGTACCTCACGGCAGTAGGCAagcgcaacgagaaaaaaaaataacatacgaGGAGGCCGGATGTAAACAAAGGCTGACGTCACTTCTGGTCTTCGCTTATTGGTTAAActgttttgcgactgcagtcgcgcgactaaaaaatcggtcaggaagcgactggcccaaacagtcgctttgcgaccgcttgcgaccgttcgcgactgcttgcgaccagtcgcaaatggtcgcgcgaccgcggctagtcgcgggtgtgcaccagcctttagttttagaaaggtttagtgagcgttgagccgcagtgccacaaATGcaatgaacaagtatataccatgaatgaactcgaggtgggaagtagatacaaagcgcaagccgtaagaagctaaaagtcgaattctctgtctctcgtttcccattagcagccattggcatgtacactgagcactatctgacaggaaaaggttgctacgttatactcgctgggcgtaacctccttggtttttgaaaggtttagcgagcgttgggccacagtgccacgaatacagtgaactagtatataccatgaactcgaggtggttaaaggtgggaagtagacccgaagcgaaAGCCGTACGAACgtgtgcgtatgccacctctcgtttagtccttggaatgtcggctggatggtggtgcttctatatggggaatatatgatgaaaatatgcgagatggtggtatttggagtgttgaatagatggatgaacgaacacgcagacagatgcatgaatgaacgcatgaacagacggcgggggcggatgcatggacgaacgcagggacggatgcacgaacagacgcgcgcacggacgggTAGATGGGCTCATGgccggtcacacagacggacgcatggacggacggaagcaagaacgaatggacggatggatgcttcgccccactctccatcattcactccgtggatatgctgccaatttgtgtgtgtgtgtgtgtgtgtgtgtgtgtgtgtgtgtgtgtgtgtgtgtgtgtgtgtgtgtgaatgcttTTTATAATGGAATGACAATCCATGGGTGCCGCTGTGGAGGAGCCACTACGGAAATGAACGTTTTTACTGATATACGGTGCCTTATattgaaaaagataaaaaggacGAAAGACATTTAGGTTAACCAAGTTACGCGTGATTGGCTCTCCTACAATGCATAGAACGAGAAGAAGTGGAAAAGAGCAtaaaatagcagaaaaaaaaatgaagttatgGACGCGCTTACACAAAACGTCGTGCCTGACGCAATCAGGACTGCTGGGAAATCTGCGTCATCTTGCGAGAACGTCTTGCATTGTTGTGATGTCCTTGTGTGCTGGTGGAGTCGATGCAGGGTAGAGTAGCACATCTGCAGCTGGCCTCACTGCAGTTGGGGTGAATCGCGTAGGATCGTTTTTCATGGTAATGAAGCGGCTTCTTGGGTTCTGGTTTTCTCAAATGCAGTTTTCACGAGTGCCTTTCTCGCATGAAGACTGCATTAGACTTGTTTTTTGAGAATgacatgccttcatttttttctcaacaTTTACAAGCATATTCCCGGACTTTTTACTTCATTTGTTTATCACACTCGTAGTTTTTTCTTACTTTGCTTCAGTCATACTATTATTCCGGAGTTGAACCACATCATGCATGTCGAAAAGGCAGCCGAGAAAGCAGAAATATTAACTGAGATATAGAATAGTCGGTTATCTAAGGCTGACCTATTTTCATGCCCGTGTGATGTGCTTTGTGCGGTACAAAGGCACCTCGCTGCGTTGTGATCTCGTTCGTTGATAAAGCGCATATTTCGTTCGCTGAAAAGCGTTCAAATTCTAGTTGATGATATCGATTCCCAGT
Protein-coding regions in this window:
- the LOC142817898 gene encoding uncharacterized protein LOC142817898, whose translation is MDSSSHQTNATTASFGYSAELLIDAIKMYPYLYDKRHPSFKDRTKKDRAWADRSMFGMSSVLVEKRFKNLRDIFKRKQHDIREKTKKWSRSSRHSNNKMAPF